A window of Glycine soja cultivar W05 chromosome 2, ASM419377v2, whole genome shotgun sequence genomic DNA:
TTTACCCTTTAGAACCAACCACAATACTTTATGATCCCATTTCAATAGCCACTGCCATTTTTCAAATAATGCCAAGTTAAAAGTTCTAagattttttattcctaaacCCCTTCCTCTCTTCACTTTCTTTCCACTTTactaatcaaaatatatttaagaaaaactatTATCATCAAGTGTGTGCATGGCAGACTTAAGTATAATTGAGtgagaaaaatataagtatataccTGTTGTTATCCTTTTTGTCcctctgttttttataatttcaactcGCTACTTCCAATTTTTCAACTGTtgtcaaattttgttttattaactagttttttttccttacaTTTGGTTATCTTTTCAGTTCACTAGGTacttttatactttatttacTTGGATATTTCATTTCCTTTTCGACTCACTACATacttgattttaatatttatatctttatttttatattatgataatattaataataattttttattttcttaaaaataccTTAGAGTCATGGATTTGTCACTAAATATGTAGATCAGTGTaagattattttagtttaattagtaaTCTGAAATTCAAATCCTCAGCATATAACATACAACTATATTAAATACTTAGAGGGATATATATAACTCATAGTGATCTTACCTTGAGCAGGAtcattgtcaataaaaaaatacttatatagtctatttattataaaaaaaaaaaaaaaagtcaatcgATATAGTAAAGTGAATATAGTCCTATTCTTATCCTTTGTTTGGTGAAAGAGAAATATGGTAGACATGAAGAGAAGTGATGATAACATTCTCTaattggttaaaatatattgaaaatcataaaattaaagagaaaataattatatatgaagtGTGATTCataaaattgtcatttttaataaattttaatagattagaaaaaatatattcaaaagagtgtgtttttaacatttataaaaaaaatgtgaatataTAAACAGGAAAAATgtgacaaggaaaaaaaaagtgagatctACTAATTATATTGATTGTATTTTTCACTTATTTACCTATTTATCTCATAACCAAACACATTTATTTTCATTCCATTTTTtattgcatgtttttatttactttttctatttttatttatcctatttattttaattgtttttccttAATCAAATAGAATCATGGAGTGTCAAGAAGGTATAATTTTGTTGGTTGAAggaatgtaaaaattattataaatctcgCTAATCAAATGATTGAATATAAATGATTATTATGTTGAAATTAAGGTTGAATCATTTGAGTATTACTTAAGTTTAATTATtaacggaaataattttttatcttgcttttttatttttcgaatttgtcagaatttattttttaagataataaaattacaaatatcactgaatattaatattatcttttgATTGTTAGGGATAAAAATAAGACAGAATTATGAAGTATATCGGTTATTCGGTCCAAATCAATCtcctgcctttttttttaaaaggaaatcaACACGAGATCATCATCATATTCATGGAGGCGTGGCGGGTGTGCATGCCAACGTGGCGGTATCAACCTTTTTTGCGACCACTCCTATAAACAAAATAACCAGCCACGTGGCAAGAGGTGGAAACTTCAGGATTGAACCCCTGCTCGTGACGCATTAATGTGCTTACACGTGTTTGGCTCTACTTCCTATGTCTTATTTGGTGGTCATTGTAATCGCCAAATAGCACACCATCAAAAATAATATCCAAATACTACAAGAATATATAATGTGAATGCTAAGTACTGAAAGTACTAACGAGTAATAGctctattgattaattaattaattaattaatatatttattttcttcttataacCCTTCACTGTATCATCAAATCTCTATTGTTTCTCTTTCTCTGGCTTGGTGCAGCTACAACCGTGTCTACCTCTGCTCTATCTCAGTTCTCAAGGTttggtttattatttttcatttatttatttatgtgtttAGGTGTTTTGGTTCTGTCTTATTTTCTGCTTTAATTTGTGGGATTACTTCAACATATTCAAATGATTTCGGCACATAAATTCGTCTAGCTAATGATAAGTGAATTTGGTATTGAAACTTTGACACTGATTTTGAGGTTCAAAACTTATTTGTTTACTGCAAACAATCATGGAGTTGAAGAAAGTGTAATTGAGAGATTCTAAGATTATAATTATACTACTGTCATTCTGTATGCGTGTATGTGTGTGTtaaatttgaaatcaatttatatCCAAGTGTAATATCTGGAACAATTGTTGTTTACAATCAAATGTTCATGTACAAGTTTTAAAGATCATATATTTTGAGAGGACGAATCTGGTTACTGCTTCCAATTCAGTCATGAACTCTTGACTCGAAAGTCGGGTATTAGTCTTTggtattcatttttatttgatgatagtcaaatataaaatataaacacaatTTTCCGAAACAATTATTGAATTGAATATTAATGTTTATACATATGCTTTTCAGAGTTCAGACTGTGGTTACACTCAggaaaatgattcaaaattttCAGTATACTTCTGAAGTTCCTCACCTACCTTTGGTACACATGTATGTACATATTCTTCAGCTGTGATTGGAAGGTCATATACACAAAAAGGGGATGCTGAGAGATGTGCTGTGTCTCTGAAATCCATAAGGTTATGTCCTTGCTATCACTGCCCTGCTTAATACTTGGTAATAGTGGAGCAAAAATCTCTAGCTCATTCTTTCACTATTCCTTGATGCACAACACAAGTTTTTTTGTTGTGCCTGTTGTGTTAGTACATTACCTGCGTGAAGACGGTTGAATAGCTTATTTGCTATcatatagaaattttaattgggtgAGGGAGTGGTATTTTATTTCTGTCCTACTTCAATGTTTCCTATGGAGAACACATCAAACATCTTGATGCAAAAATATGAGTTGGGAAGGTTACTAGGCCAAGGCACATTTGCAAAGGTTTACTATGCACGTAGCACAATCACTAACCAAAGTGTGGCTGTTAAAGTGATTGACAAGGATAAGGTTATAAAAAATGGGCAAGCTGATCACATTAAACGGGAAATATCGGTTATGAGACTGGTTAAGCATCCAAATGTTATTGAGCTTTTTGAGGTTATGGCCACCAAGAGTAAGATTTACTTTGTTATGGAATATGCTAAAGGTGGAGAGTTGTTTAAGAAGGTGGCCAAAGGAAAGCTCAAAGAAGAAGTTGCACACAAGTATTTTAGGCAGCTAGTGAGTGCAGTGGATTTTTGTCACAGTCGAGGTGTATACCATAGAGATATAAAGCCAGAGAACATTCTGTTggatgaaaatgagaatttgaAGGTCTCGGATTTCGGGTTAAGTGCGTTGGCCGAGTCCAAACGGCAAGATGGCTTGTTGCACACAACTTGTGGAACACCAGCCTATGTTGCTCCTGAGGTCATCAAAAGGAAAGGTTATGATGGTGCCAAAGCTGATATTTGGTCATGTGGGGTAGTTTTGTTTGTCTTACTGGCTGGTTACTTTCCTTTTCATGACCCTAATATGATGGAGATGTATAGGAAGATAAGCAAGGCAGAGTTTAAATTTCCTAGTTGGTTCCCGCAAGGTGTTCAGCGGCTATTGCGCAAGATGTTGGATCCGAATCCGGAAACTAGGATTTCCATAGATAAGGTTAAGCAATGTTCTTGGTTTAGGAAGGGGCCAAATGGTAGACAGAAAACACAAGAAGGGGAAAACCTGTGTGTCTCTCCTTCAGTTACAAATCATTCTGAACAATGTGGtgatgaaagtgatgatttaGCAGCAGAAGCAAGGGAAGAGCAAGTTGTGCCAGTAAGTATAAATGCCTTTGATATAATCTCCCTTTCACCAGGTTTTAATCTTTGTGGATTCTTTGAAGACAGTATTCAGAAAAGGGAAGCAAGGTTTACTTCAAGACAACCGGCATCAGTCATCATCTCCAGGCTGGAAGAAATCGCGAAGCAGATgaggatgaaaataaagaaaagggcTGCAGGTTTGTTGAAATTGGAGGGCCTTCATGAAGGTAGGAAGGGGATTTTATCCATTGATACAGAGATCTTTGAGGTTACTCCACTTTTGCATTTGGTGGAGGTGAAGAAATCAAATGGAGATACATTGGAATATGAGAAAATACTGAAGGAGGACATTAGGCCTGCTCTTAAAGACGTTGTTTGGGTTTGGCAAGGTGACCAACAAGAGCAATCACAACAGTTGGAGCAACAGAAGCAGCAACAACAATTACCACAGTCATAAGTACAACATTATCTTAGTTTTTAATGTCTCATGCCTTATATTTGTGCATTacataatatgaaattttgttttgaataatgcTGTCTCTTATCTTTCTTCTGTTTTACAATGCCATGACCTTATTGTATTACGTCCTGTGTCTCAAATTCTGTTGGCAGATGTTTCTTTAGTTTTAATGTTTAGTGGTTAGCAACCGTTTCTAGTGGCTCCTCGTGTTTTTAAGGACATGACTGAATAACGAGAATGTAGTTGCCTATGaagaaaaactatatataaatggtttagtttcttaatttattGGCTTTATCTGGCGTACGGCTTTCACTTTTATACAAAGACCTTCTTCTGAAGGTAATTGTGTCATTAGTGAAACATAATTCATCTTAACAAATTAACTCTAATATTTTGAAGTTCAAAACACACCTCATTATTCTTCTGTCTAGAATaatgattctcacaaacaataTCCCTAGCAACTCGTCACACTCACATCTAGTTACGCCTTGTTTTGaagctaagtttttttttatcagcttgttttgaagctaagtagaattgattttaacaaaattgagatgtgtatttaaattaattttaattacagaTATTATATTAGaacaatttttatttgtctGATGAAAATCAGACAGATCCTTAATTACTTTTAGAAATGAAGCAATAATTCTAATAACCCTTCTTCCAaaacaaattctaataaaagACAATAGTACTCCGCACAGCAAAAAGtctagaataaatatttatattttttagaatataaatATGAGATAAAGTCTCATattctataaaaataataagattaaatACCAAAATTGTCTACATGGGATATATTTTTCCAAAACCAATTCTAATAACCCGTCTTCTAAAaccaattttaataaaagataatagtATTTGGCACTACAAAATGTCtagaataaatatttgtaatttttagaGTATAAGTAAGAGCTAAAATCTCA
This region includes:
- the LOC114397157 gene encoding CBL-interacting serine/threonine-protein kinase 10-like, producing MFPMENTSNILMQKYELGRLLGQGTFAKVYYARSTITNQSVAVKVIDKDKVIKNGQADHIKREISVMRLVKHPNVIELFEVMATKSKIYFVMEYAKGGELFKKVAKGKLKEEVAHKYFRQLVSAVDFCHSRGVYHRDIKPENILLDENENLKVSDFGLSALAESKRQDGLLHTTCGTPAYVAPEVIKRKGYDGAKADIWSCGVVLFVLLAGYFPFHDPNMMEMYRKISKAEFKFPSWFPQGVQRLLRKMLDPNPETRISIDKVKQCSWFRKGPNGRQKTQEGENLCVSPSVTNHSEQCGDESDDLAAEAREEQVVPVSINAFDIISLSPGFNLCGFFEDSIQKREARFTSRQPASVIISRLEEIAKQMRMKIKKRAAGLLKLEGLHEGRKGILSIDTEIFEVTPLLHLVEVKKSNGDTLEYEKILKEDIRPALKDVVWVWQGDQQEQSQQLEQQKQQQQLPQS